In Desulfomonile tiedjei DSM 6799, a genomic segment contains:
- a CDS encoding ABC transporter ATP-binding protein has protein sequence MISIKDVRKQYGEEVVLDRVNLEIKKNSVSTIIGGSGEGKSVLLRLMIGLEPPDSGEILIDGDNIVGMRESELNRIRRRFGVLFQDSALFDFLTVGENVAFPVREHLKLSEQEIQNIVQDKLAGVGLSGEEDKTPEQLSGGMRKRVALARALALDPDIVFFDEPTTGLDPVTSTVIFNLILKTHSERPVTYVLVSHDVQRALEFSQEVMMLYGGQIVAHGKPSEIRKDPDHPIQRFMEGTFGTS, from the coding sequence ATGATCAGCATAAAGGATGTACGAAAACAATATGGTGAAGAAGTTGTCCTGGACAGGGTCAACTTGGAGATCAAGAAGAATTCGGTCAGCACCATAATCGGCGGATCCGGAGAGGGCAAGAGCGTTCTCCTCAGATTAATGATCGGCTTGGAACCACCCGATTCCGGAGAAATTCTCATTGACGGCGATAACATCGTCGGCATGCGGGAATCCGAGTTGAACAGAATTCGCAGACGCTTCGGAGTGCTTTTTCAGGATTCAGCTCTCTTCGATTTTCTTACCGTGGGAGAGAATGTAGCTTTTCCGGTTCGAGAACATCTGAAACTCTCCGAACAAGAGATTCAGAACATAGTACAGGATAAGCTCGCCGGAGTCGGCCTTTCGGGAGAAGAGGACAAAACCCCGGAACAACTCTCGGGAGGCATGCGAAAACGTGTTGCATTGGCCCGGGCTCTAGCGCTCGATCCTGACATAGTATTCTTCGACGAACCCACTACAGGTCTCGATCCGGTCACCAGCACGGTAATATTCAATCTTATTCTCAAGACGCATTCTGAACGACCGGTTACCTATGTTCTCGTGAGCCATGACGTACAGAGGGCACTGGAGTTTTCTCAGGAAGTTATGATGCTTTACGGGGGACAGATTGTTGCTCATGGTAAGCCTTCGGAAATTAGAAAAGATCCCGATCATCCGATACAAAGATTTATGGAAGGCACCTTCGGGACTTCATGA
- a CDS encoding PAS domain S-box protein, with protein sequence MPFEGDLGTALQDEEPFTFREWARILPVPTILLNANFTVNTVNPACKSLGSQLAKLRGLPFSNLFPDPSESSLVQNMLEHIISDGKIRTCKAHLRIADREMRVDLTGRRFSQKKRNFVLLVIDSLASEKEHARKVVKKAIEEREKAERALAESQTRFEQFVAHVSDIIVTTDIKGCFTFVNPPGLKLIGCTAEELLGTRFFDLVHPAYRKRAEKFYSTQFAKRKATTYYEVPVIDRSGKIMWLGQNVQLLFETDRIIGFKAISRNITDRRLAEDELKKSQRRYKDLFENANDVIYTHDLKGNYLSVNDAITRILGYEREEFLKSRYQDFIAPSSLPLVRENLRLKVEQGIQCTGPYEILVRSKSGKPVWMEITSRLMLKEGKPIGIHGIARDVTDRRLVQDRLNESQELYSIVTEQTGQLIYEYDPATGKVKWSGAIEATTGYTIQELVSDTRGWRKLIHPEDRFEAVAAFERAVARGVSFQIDYRFKRKDGTYIWIEDKGLCQKDESGSVFRVLGIMKDISGRKHVETALDLERKKFQILVDNAPFALMMLSQSNDLAYVNPKFKELFGYDLQEVPNGREWLRKAFPESAYRKQVIASWMQDMRKGATGEQRPRTFKVRCKDGTDKLIHFIPVQLSTGDQIVSCEDITYRIQGEKALQERERFLASVFSCIQDGLSIMDKDLRIIRTNATMQKWYKHDEPLIGKKCHEAYQGIDEVCPSCPALQTLKTGQATSFVIPKGGPANSITGWLDVCTFPLVVESSGEIEGVIVHLRDVTERRHLEEQLRQASKMEAIGTLAGGLAHDFNNLLQIVLGYADLLLLGKNKAESDYQRILAIRTAAKRGSDVVQRILTFSRKVETKLRPVNLNQELRFMEDLLRSTMPKNIAVKLQLAENPVMIQADPTQIEQIVLNLAVNAKQAMPKGGNFVLETRTVDLDRDYCRTRPETKPGKYVMLMVSDTGKGMDKDVLDRVFEPFFTTKQPGEGTGLGLSIVFGIVKSHLGHITCSSEPEVGTVFKLYFPLLKEQFESFAETTQQMPAFGSETLLMIDDEESIRNLGKELLNEAGYNVLTAGSGQEALRIYREIWEGVSLVILDLVMPDMSGLECLEELLKVNPDVKVLIASGYSPANQGREILELGAVGFVSKPYNFKQILAAVRAALDYRHK encoded by the coding sequence ATGCCTTTTGAGGGGGACCTCGGAACCGCGCTGCAGGACGAAGAACCCTTCACTTTTCGTGAATGGGCCCGAATATTACCTGTTCCTACCATTCTGCTCAATGCAAATTTCACCGTAAACACAGTCAATCCAGCCTGTAAATCGCTCGGATCGCAACTTGCGAAATTGCGGGGGCTTCCCTTCTCAAACCTTTTTCCAGATCCTTCAGAATCTTCCCTCGTGCAAAATATGCTCGAACACATAATAAGCGACGGCAAGATACGTACATGCAAAGCACATCTCAGAATCGCCGATCGTGAAATGCGGGTGGATTTAACTGGCAGACGATTTTCTCAAAAGAAGCGAAATTTCGTTCTGTTGGTAATCGATAGTCTTGCATCGGAAAAAGAACATGCCCGAAAAGTAGTCAAGAAAGCAATTGAAGAACGGGAGAAAGCGGAACGGGCTCTCGCTGAAAGCCAAACCAGATTTGAACAATTTGTAGCTCACGTTAGCGACATCATTGTAACGACGGACATAAAAGGATGCTTCACATTCGTAAATCCTCCCGGTCTCAAATTAATAGGATGTACCGCTGAAGAGTTGTTGGGGACACGATTTTTCGATCTGGTCCATCCTGCTTACCGGAAGAGAGCCGAAAAATTCTATTCAACTCAGTTCGCGAAGAGAAAGGCCACGACTTATTATGAAGTGCCCGTGATCGATCGAAGCGGTAAAATCATGTGGCTGGGGCAAAACGTCCAATTGTTGTTCGAGACGGATCGAATCATAGGATTCAAAGCGATATCCAGGAATATTACGGATCGTAGACTTGCTGAAGATGAGCTGAAGAAAAGTCAAAGGCGCTACAAAGACCTGTTTGAAAATGCAAATGACGTCATCTACACTCACGATCTTAAAGGCAACTATTTATCGGTAAATGACGCGATAACCCGCATTCTCGGTTATGAACGGGAGGAGTTCCTCAAATCCAGATATCAAGATTTCATTGCACCTTCATCTCTGCCGCTTGTTCGGGAGAATCTTCGTCTCAAAGTTGAGCAGGGAATCCAATGTACCGGGCCCTACGAAATTCTCGTCCGATCGAAATCAGGTAAACCCGTGTGGATGGAAATTACCAGCCGTTTGATGTTGAAGGAGGGCAAACCGATTGGAATACACGGAATAGCCAGAGATGTGACAGACCGCAGACTTGTTCAGGACAGACTGAATGAAAGCCAGGAACTGTATAGCATTGTTACCGAACAAACCGGGCAACTCATTTACGAATACGATCCTGCAACGGGAAAAGTCAAATGGTCAGGAGCAATCGAAGCCACAACAGGCTACACGATCCAAGAATTGGTCTCGGATACTCGCGGGTGGAGAAAGCTGATACATCCCGAAGACCGCTTCGAAGCCGTTGCCGCATTTGAGAGAGCCGTGGCGAGAGGTGTCAGTTTCCAGATCGATTATCGATTCAAACGTAAGGATGGCACCTATATTTGGATAGAAGATAAAGGTCTTTGCCAAAAAGACGAGAGCGGCTCCGTATTTCGCGTGCTCGGTATCATGAAAGATATTAGCGGTCGAAAACACGTGGAAACTGCACTTGATCTCGAGCGCAAGAAATTCCAGATTCTTGTCGATAATGCTCCCTTCGCGCTTATGATGCTATCTCAATCCAACGACCTCGCCTATGTGAATCCCAAATTCAAAGAGCTCTTCGGGTACGACCTGCAGGAAGTGCCAAACGGCCGAGAGTGGCTGCGGAAAGCGTTTCCGGAGTCAGCTTATCGCAAGCAGGTGATTGCGTCATGGATGCAGGATATGAGGAAGGGTGCGACAGGAGAACAGCGCCCGAGAACCTTCAAGGTACGCTGCAAGGATGGAACTGACAAGCTGATCCACTTCATTCCTGTGCAGCTCTCTACGGGAGATCAGATTGTAAGCTGTGAGGACATTACCTACCGTATCCAAGGCGAAAAGGCTCTTCAGGAACGTGAACGGTTTCTTGCAAGCGTATTCTCCTGCATTCAGGACGGGCTCAGTATCATGGACAAAGATCTGCGAATCATTCGTACAAACGCTACCATGCAGAAATGGTACAAACATGATGAGCCTTTGATTGGAAAAAAATGCCACGAAGCATATCAGGGTATTGATGAGGTATGCCCATCCTGCCCGGCTCTGCAGACCTTGAAAACAGGTCAAGCCACTTCCTTTGTCATTCCCAAAGGGGGGCCGGCAAATAGTATTACCGGTTGGCTCGATGTGTGCACCTTTCCTTTAGTAGTGGAGTCGAGTGGTGAAATTGAAGGAGTCATCGTACATCTCCGGGACGTGACGGAACGTCGACATCTGGAAGAGCAACTCCGGCAGGCTTCGAAAATGGAGGCAATCGGAACGCTTGCAGGAGGTTTGGCGCACGATTTCAACAATCTCCTGCAGATAGTGCTCGGATACGCAGACTTGCTTTTGCTCGGAAAGAATAAAGCAGAGTCGGATTATCAACGAATACTGGCAATCAGGACTGCAGCCAAAAGAGGAAGTGATGTCGTTCAGCGCATTCTCACCTTCAGTCGAAAAGTCGAGACAAAGCTTCGTCCGGTAAACCTGAACCAGGAATTGCGCTTCATGGAAGACCTTCTGCGCAGTACGATGCCGAAGAATATTGCGGTAAAGCTGCAGTTGGCCGAAAATCCAGTCATGATCCAGGCAGACCCTACTCAGATAGAACAGATTGTGCTCAATCTTGCGGTCAATGCAAAACAAGCAATGCCTAAGGGGGGAAATTTCGTACTGGAAACCCGTACAGTAGACCTCGATCGCGACTACTGCCGCACTCGCCCGGAGACGAAACCCGGCAAGTACGTGATGCTCATGGTCTCCGACACGGGTAAAGGGATGGACAAGGACGTTCTCGACCGTGTTTTCGAGCCGTTTTTCACGACAAAACAGCCCGGCGAAGGAACGGGATTAGGATTGTCCATCGTATTCGGTATTGTGAAAAGCCATCTCGGACATATTACGTGCTCCAGCGAGCCCGAAGTGGGCACAGTTTTCAAACTTTATTTTCCGTTACTCAAAGAGCAATTCGAGTCTTTCGCCGAGACTACTCAACAGATGCCGGCATTCGGTTCAGAAACGCTCCTCATGATTGACGATGAGGAATCGATCAGGAACCTGGGAAAAGAGCTTCTCAATGAGGCAGGGTACAATGTATTGACAGCAGGTTCCGGACAGGAAGCACTCCGGATATATCGGGAAATATGGGAAGGCGTCTCACTCGTGATTCTCGATCTCGTGATGCCTGATATGAGTGGCTTGGAGTGTCTGGAAGAGCTCTTGAAGGTGAATCCGGATGTGAAGGTGCTCATCGCGAGCGGATATTCCCCGGCCAATCAAGGAAGGGAGATTCTGGAACTCGGTGCGGTCGGATTCGTCTCCAAGCCATACAATTTCAAACAGATTCTTGCCGCCGTACGCGCAGCATTGGACTACCGGCACAAATAG
- a CDS encoding phosphosulfolactate synthase translates to MNDREMNGGRAFPFISLNERQPKPRSVGITEIRGPYYTPMGKRYLQDIFETVGAWVDSLKFAGGSFTLMPRKALKELIELCHSHQVMVSTGGFIERVLTFGRDAVDRYIKECKDVGFDIVEISSGFITVPTDDLLRLVEKVQKAGMKPKPEVGIQFGAGGASAAEELAAEGVQDPAWMIAKAKRFIDAGAYMIMIESEGITENVATWRTGVAAQVINALGLEKPMFEAADPEVFGWYIKNYGPEVNLFVDHSQIVQLECLRSGLWGTKDVWGRVLTYKETE, encoded by the coding sequence ATGAACGATCGGGAAATGAATGGCGGAAGAGCTTTTCCTTTTATCAGCCTCAATGAACGACAGCCCAAGCCGCGTTCTGTGGGAATAACCGAAATCAGGGGGCCGTATTATACGCCAATGGGCAAGCGTTATCTTCAAGACATATTCGAGACCGTAGGCGCTTGGGTCGATTCCCTAAAATTTGCCGGAGGCTCTTTTACGCTTATGCCGCGCAAAGCGTTAAAGGAACTAATTGAACTGTGTCATTCCCATCAAGTAATGGTGTCAACCGGAGGCTTTATCGAACGAGTCCTCACATTCGGCAGAGATGCCGTGGATCGATACATCAAAGAATGCAAGGACGTAGGATTCGATATCGTTGAAATTTCCAGTGGGTTCATAACTGTTCCCACCGACGATTTGTTGCGCCTCGTCGAAAAAGTCCAAAAGGCAGGGATGAAGCCCAAGCCTGAAGTGGGAATACAGTTCGGTGCGGGCGGAGCTTCTGCAGCAGAGGAACTGGCAGCCGAAGGAGTGCAGGATCCTGCATGGATGATCGCCAAGGCTAAGAGATTCATCGATGCAGGAGCGTACATGATTATGATCGAATCAGAAGGAATAACAGAGAACGTCGCAACATGGCGTACCGGGGTAGCAGCACAGGTGATCAATGCTCTCGGTCTCGAGAAACCCATGTTCGAAGCCGCTGACCCGGAAGTCTTCGGATGGTACATAAAGAATTACGGACCTGAAGTTAACCTTTTCGTAGACCACAGCCAAATCGTACAGCTTGAATGCCTCAGATCCGGCCTGTGGGGCACCAAAGACGTCTGGGGACGAGTCCTTACCTATAAAGAAACCGAATGA
- a CDS encoding M23 family metallopeptidase, translated as MDKGLQIVVVLCALFTISCSGTSGLVKKDSCLDGKNLKAQAVESRCVALGALPPEAELCTGTPVRKDRNLTSRLKDLGSDLANLLNGKKHPRIPELQFPIESGVLSSPFGYRRGIFHSGVDICAKKGEPIHACADGTVTFCGTRKGYRSYGQTVLLDHGKDVFTHYAHMSAIHVRKGQSVKAGQVIGLVGSTGRSTSPHLHLEVKVANQLYNPMAHFAKSELRNVEVAKSFSDTPMGPVPSRRRLHSRD; from the coding sequence ATGGATAAAGGGCTCCAGATCGTTGTGGTTCTTTGCGCCCTTTTCACAATATCATGTTCCGGGACCTCCGGGCTCGTGAAGAAAGACTCTTGCCTTGACGGCAAGAATCTGAAAGCACAGGCTGTGGAATCCCGATGCGTTGCTCTGGGCGCTCTTCCCCCGGAAGCGGAGCTTTGTACAGGGACTCCAGTTCGCAAAGACCGGAACTTGACTTCGCGCCTCAAAGATCTGGGATCTGACCTTGCCAATCTTCTCAACGGAAAAAAACATCCCCGTATTCCCGAGCTTCAGTTTCCGATAGAGTCGGGAGTTCTTTCTTCACCATTCGGTTATCGCAGAGGCATCTTCCATAGCGGCGTAGACATCTGCGCGAAAAAAGGTGAACCGATTCATGCGTGCGCAGATGGAACCGTGACCTTCTGCGGAACCAGGAAAGGCTACCGCAGTTACGGCCAGACGGTGCTCCTGGATCACGGAAAGGACGTGTTTACCCATTACGCTCATATGAGCGCAATTCACGTGCGAAAAGGGCAAAGCGTCAAAGCCGGCCAGGTTATCGGATTGGTCGGCAGCACCGGGCGATCCACAAGTCCTCATCTCCATCTGGAAGTAAAGGTCGCGAACCAGCTTTATAATCCTATGGCGCACTTCGCCAAATCGGAACTCAGAAATGTGGAAGTAGCAAAGAGTTTTTCCGATACCCCCATGGGCCCGGTCCCGTCCCGCCGACGATTACATTCTCGAGACTGA
- a CDS encoding transposase gives MGKQIRADYEQILMFPPSVEDWVAKDHPARFIRDFVDSLDLSELGIEVPDSDTGRPPYAPDLLLKVWLFGYFNRIRSTRKLEKGCLENMGLIWLTGMNAPDHNSLWRFFKANRKSLRHLFRQSIRVALKADLIGLALHAVDGTKIQAVSSNDKARGREHLERFWKVFRRDWTARLPMR, from the coding sequence ATGGGCAAACAGATCCGGGCCGATTACGAACAGATCTTGATGTTTCCGCCGTCAGTGGAAGACTGGGTGGCTAAGGATCACCCGGCGCGCTTTATCCGAGATTTCGTGGATTCCTTGGATCTGTCCGAGTTGGGAATCGAGGTTCCCGACAGCGATACAGGACGTCCTCCGTATGCGCCAGATCTTCTGTTGAAGGTGTGGCTTTTCGGATACTTCAATCGGATCAGGAGTACCCGTAAGCTTGAGAAGGGTTGCCTTGAGAATATGGGGCTGATTTGGCTGACGGGGATGAATGCTCCGGATCATAATTCCTTATGGCGATTCTTCAAGGCGAACAGGAAATCATTGAGGCATCTGTTCAGACAGTCGATTCGTGTTGCTCTGAAGGCCGATCTGATCGGTCTAGCTCTTCATGCCGTGGACGGGACCAAGATCCAAGCCGTCTCATCCAACGACAAGGCTCGGGGTCGTGAGCACCTGGAGAGGTTCTGGAAAGTGTTTCGGAGAGATTGGACCGCACGATTGCCGATGCGATGA
- a CDS encoding sigma 54-interacting transcriptional regulator, with protein sequence MTKASGNDQIPAEILRIIPPAFRLLVQEKNGLRDFPAGETILGPGKHNHEILLLLSGEASVVLRDDDGQRISVDTLGPGDVFGEIHFFTGIPWNSDSELVADEFCRALVISEQDFEQTMRTDPDFSVSLVKNLVRKVMRLDRSILKMKLRRRALQNLISQRDHIFQDFVTGNYIQKRLASRAEEFAHSDGPVIIIGETGVGKEVLAYNIFSLSHHCKEVFLKVDLLSTLDSRSADVTNESNKSEQEMTEAQIRLFFGYEEPSGDGGTKEIPGYFELSEDGTLLVRGIERLTAVTQMKLLESVATETFRRHGSMRLQKAKVRLIATTRLDPSQITLERHPLIYALLDRALTISPLRTRRKEIPELVNHYIKKYSLEIGKERPKLPKETLKALVNYSWPGNHLELATTLKRAILVAAGGIIHPHDIYFHLKKIEGSGRFNLLRFPRIRQTLTSPLFPAVLQSAATPLFCILLIMLFLGPSDPLKNPAALFSWALGWPILMIAAFLFARFWCSVCPIGTVGELAKKVFSLEKPFPVFLKHHSDFLMAGAALAVIWFEAVTDIRNSPLILALLLVTMLASAVVISMIFERQSWCLYLCGLGGMAGIFAKISMVELRADRNVCISQCVTNECFVGTSTSEGCPFGQAGPRLHSNRLCKLCASCLKNCPHGGINLNLRIPGQELWEERNSNTGTSFLVVGLIGGLFSEMGRRMPLYDWFAGFVPGPDILHFTIFFIASLIFVNLVVIAASLASSRVYRETLTENYTRFGLALLPLAFACFLAFHIYYLLNLGVQLPILVSTYLDFSVFRQLVIKVVPETTFLIQQILIWCGFAGTLVVAFKLGNGMPQENTKKMFGSVPHMLAALIFALLQIQAIWFYFFGTQ encoded by the coding sequence ATGACGAAGGCATCCGGAAACGACCAAATTCCTGCAGAAATTTTGCGAATAATCCCTCCGGCATTCCGGCTGTTGGTCCAGGAAAAGAACGGCCTACGGGATTTTCCGGCTGGCGAGACCATTCTTGGCCCTGGGAAGCACAATCACGAAATTCTCTTGTTGCTTTCAGGGGAGGCGAGTGTCGTCTTACGCGATGACGATGGTCAGCGCATCTCTGTAGACACATTGGGACCCGGAGATGTATTCGGGGAGATTCACTTCTTCACCGGTATTCCCTGGAACTCGGATTCGGAGCTCGTTGCGGATGAATTCTGCCGTGCTCTGGTGATAAGTGAGCAGGATTTCGAGCAGACAATGCGAACAGATCCGGATTTTTCGGTATCGCTTGTTAAGAATCTGGTTCGCAAGGTCATGCGGCTCGACCGTTCTATTTTGAAGATGAAATTGAGAAGGCGCGCTTTACAGAATCTTATTAGTCAAAGAGATCATATATTTCAGGATTTTGTGACGGGCAATTACATTCAGAAGCGACTGGCATCTCGTGCAGAGGAATTTGCGCATTCAGACGGTCCTGTAATAATTATCGGCGAGACAGGCGTAGGAAAAGAGGTGCTCGCGTACAACATTTTCAGCTTAAGCCATCACTGTAAGGAGGTTTTTCTCAAAGTCGACTTGCTCTCGACCCTGGACAGTCGATCCGCGGACGTAACAAACGAATCGAATAAATCCGAACAAGAGATGACTGAAGCACAAATCAGACTCTTTTTCGGATACGAAGAACCTAGCGGAGATGGGGGCACGAAGGAGATCCCCGGATATTTTGAGCTTTCCGAAGATGGCACCCTGCTGGTACGGGGAATCGAACGGCTTACCGCGGTGACGCAGATGAAACTGTTGGAATCCGTCGCCACAGAGACTTTCCGTCGTCACGGAAGCATGCGCCTGCAAAAAGCAAAGGTCAGGTTGATCGCGACAACGAGGCTCGATCCGTCTCAGATCACCCTTGAAAGGCATCCGCTTATTTACGCGTTATTGGATCGCGCACTTACCATTTCTCCACTGCGCACCAGGCGCAAAGAGATCCCGGAGCTGGTAAATCATTACATCAAAAAATACAGCCTGGAAATTGGTAAAGAGCGTCCGAAGCTTCCAAAAGAGACTCTGAAAGCCCTGGTGAATTACTCCTGGCCCGGAAACCATCTGGAACTGGCCACGACTTTGAAACGGGCAATCCTGGTCGCCGCGGGCGGTATCATTCATCCTCATGACATCTATTTCCATCTGAAGAAGATTGAGGGGAGTGGGCGGTTCAATCTTCTGAGATTCCCCCGAATTCGCCAGACGCTTACCAGTCCTTTGTTTCCTGCTGTTTTACAGAGTGCTGCAACCCCGCTGTTCTGCATTCTGCTGATAATGCTTTTTCTCGGCCCCAGCGATCCGCTCAAAAATCCTGCTGCACTGTTCAGTTGGGCTCTGGGATGGCCCATTCTCATGATCGCGGCCTTTCTCTTCGCGCGCTTCTGGTGCTCGGTTTGTCCCATAGGTACCGTAGGCGAACTTGCCAAGAAGGTGTTCTCCCTGGAAAAACCGTTTCCTGTTTTCCTGAAACATCACAGTGATTTCTTAATGGCAGGGGCTGCTCTTGCAGTAATTTGGTTCGAGGCTGTGACGGACATCAGGAATTCTCCACTAATTCTTGCACTCCTTCTCGTTACCATGTTGGCCTCTGCAGTAGTAATCTCGATGATTTTCGAACGACAGTCGTGGTGTCTCTATTTGTGCGGACTGGGTGGAATGGCCGGAATTTTTGCCAAAATATCTATGGTGGAGCTGAGAGCCGATCGAAACGTCTGTATTTCGCAATGCGTGACGAACGAATGTTTTGTAGGGACCAGCACTTCGGAAGGGTGCCCATTTGGACAAGCCGGCCCGAGATTGCATTCAAACAGATTGTGCAAACTCTGTGCTTCATGCCTCAAGAATTGCCCTCATGGTGGAATAAATTTGAATCTGCGGATACCGGGTCAGGAACTCTGGGAAGAACGAAATTCAAATACCGGCACGTCGTTTCTGGTAGTAGGACTCATTGGCGGCCTCTTTAGTGAGATGGGTCGTAGAATGCCGTTATACGACTGGTTTGCAGGCTTCGTTCCGGGTCCCGATATTCTTCATTTCACTATCTTCTTTATAGCAAGCCTGATTTTTGTAAACCTCGTGGTAATCGCTGCATCTCTGGCCTCGAGCCGGGTATACCGAGAGACTCTGACGGAGAATTACACTCGCTTCGGACTTGCATTGTTGCCACTGGCATTTGCATGCTTCTTGGCATTCCATATCTACTATTTGCTGAATTTGGGAGTTCAACTCCCCATCCTGGTGAGCACCTATCTGGACTTTTCGGTTTTCAGGCAATTGGTCATTAAAGTTGTTCCAGAGACTACGTTTCTCATTCAGCAGATTCTCATCTGGTGTGGTTTCGCAGGGACCCTCGTTGTTGCATTCAAGTTGGGGAACGGAATGCCACAGGAAAACACAAAGAAGATGTTTGGATCGGTTCCTCACATGCTGGCGGCATTGATCTTTGCGTTACTCCAGATCCAGGCCATATGGTTTTACTTCTTTGGGACCCAATAG
- a CDS encoding MmgE/PrpD family protein, protein MLMAHELASFVVNTSYKDMSDQVVNALKIRVMDSIGCAIGAIGSPPIKMILSQIDDFESTGHCTLIAAGKASPDRAAFYNSALVRFLDFNDSFLASNETCHPSDNLGAVLAATEYADGDGADFLLALAVAYQVQCRLSEVAPVRNRGFDHVTQGAFALAAGISKALGLDEARTTNAIGICGTAFNALRVTRTGALSNWKGLAYPNAAFCATHGTFLAMRGITGPMEVFEGNKGFMDSISGRFEIEWKHEQLDRVLKTILKRYNAEIHSQSTLEGILELKSENGFTAEDVDRIEIETFDVAYNIIGGGEEGVKTVVRTKEQADHSLHYMIAVAILDDQVLPPQYADERILRDDVQGLLTKIDVLPSEAFSRRFPEEMPCRMRIVLKNGVVLIKEKKDYEGFTSRPMTWEAAATKFHGLSEGRANLALRTEILQAINQLESIRIRDFMRLLSEVRSG, encoded by the coding sequence ATGTTGATGGCACATGAATTGGCTTCTTTCGTAGTAAACACTTCGTACAAAGACATGTCCGATCAAGTCGTAAATGCGCTGAAGATCAGAGTTATGGACTCCATCGGGTGCGCAATCGGAGCTATCGGTTCACCGCCGATAAAAATGATTCTGAGTCAAATCGATGATTTTGAGAGTACCGGACATTGCACTCTTATCGCCGCCGGTAAAGCCTCTCCCGATCGGGCTGCATTCTATAATAGCGCTCTGGTCCGTTTCCTGGATTTCAATGACAGCTTTCTGGCCTCGAACGAAACGTGTCATCCCAGCGACAATTTGGGCGCAGTTCTGGCCGCCACAGAATATGCAGATGGAGACGGAGCTGATTTTCTCCTGGCTCTTGCGGTCGCCTACCAGGTGCAATGCCGGTTGAGCGAAGTCGCGCCCGTAAGAAACAGAGGCTTCGACCATGTCACCCAGGGCGCTTTTGCTTTGGCTGCAGGGATTTCAAAAGCTTTGGGGTTGGATGAGGCGCGTACCACAAATGCCATTGGAATCTGCGGGACAGCTTTCAATGCCTTACGTGTGACGAGAACCGGAGCCTTGTCCAACTGGAAAGGGCTGGCGTACCCTAATGCTGCATTTTGTGCGACTCACGGCACTTTTCTCGCGATGCGCGGCATTACCGGACCCATGGAAGTGTTCGAAGGCAATAAAGGCTTCATGGATTCCATAAGTGGGAGATTCGAAATCGAATGGAAACACGAACAGTTGGATAGAGTCCTGAAAACCATTCTGAAAAGGTACAATGCGGAAATCCATTCACAATCGACTCTGGAGGGAATCCTTGAACTGAAGTCCGAGAATGGCTTCACTGCAGAAGACGTAGACAGAATTGAAATAGAAACCTTCGATGTTGCCTACAATATTATCGGCGGTGGCGAAGAGGGGGTTAAAACCGTGGTCAGGACAAAAGAGCAAGCTGACCACAGCCTCCATTATATGATTGCTGTTGCCATTCTGGACGATCAGGTGTTGCCGCCTCAGTACGCAGACGAACGAATCTTACGCGACGATGTCCAGGGACTGCTCACCAAGATTGACGTGTTGCCTTCGGAAGCATTCAGCCGACGTTTTCCCGAGGAAATGCCCTGCAGGATGAGAATCGTGCTTAAAAACGGCGTAGTGCTGATCAAGGAGAAAAAGGATTACGAAGGATTCACCTCAAGACCCATGACGTGGGAAGCGGCAGCAACGAAATTTCATGGCTTAAGTGAAGGCAGGGCTAATCTCGCGCTCAGGACGGAGATCCTACAGGCTATCAATCAACTGGAGTCGATACGAATCCGTGATTTTATGAGACTGCTATCGGAGGTTCGGAGCGGCTAG